The Pempheris klunzingeri isolate RE-2024b chromosome 1, fPemKlu1.hap1, whole genome shotgun sequence genome includes a region encoding these proteins:
- the LOC139203014 gene encoding uncharacterized protein, whose protein sequence is MPRGRSYRRSVAARRRLAERVTVDVTFQQCDATPARRGTGKRHQTKKWPTSSLSGRSHKLVIPPEVPGNKFVLIVGDSHLRAIADGIVQIPGKGMSFAIMSTPGGAARDLRTELVHAVLPRCPDAVCLLAPSNNLTASKTVTEAGADFADLIASACSRWPKVFVLDFPPRLTTEPAVQEVLRNHFCSVARRMGVKYFSAAEHFPMTHLKMWSRDGVHLSDDVGMPILAQLMWWSSYATLDETSSKPVTPPKPWVPRFSPKVVVRGEEPAARPPADPFAWTRCERGSPVESFIPSSPVLFSADMLDAMDELAPSDCSSAESVDSVSFATKKRKRVKQQRSAASKKRLAKQQVEEAVVHPRRRMRPMDSKVVSQGDEEAPRPLADIFEWPVVGQDVEVN, encoded by the exons ATGCCTCGTGGCAGGTCATACCGTCGCTCTGTGGCAGCCAGGCGCAGACTGGCTGAGCGAGTGACGGTGGATGTGACTTTCCAGCAGTGTGACGCTACTCCTGCAC GCAGGGGTACAGGAAAGCGTCACCAGACAAAGAAATGGCCAACTTCATCACTGAGTGGGCGCAGTCATAAGTTGGTCATTCCGCCGGAGGTGCCAGGCAATAAG TTTGTCCTTATTGTAGGCGACTCCCATCTGCGAGCAATTGCAGATGGAATCGTGCAGATCCCAGGGAAGGGCATGTCGTTTGCGATCATGTCCACTCCTGGTGGTGCTGCACGTGACTTGAGGACAGAGCTGGTCCACGCAGTTCTACCTCGGTGTCCTGACGCTGTGTGTCTCTTGGCTCCCAGCAACAACCTCACGGCCAGCAAGACCGTGACTGAGGCTGGGGCAGACTTTGCAGACCTCATTGCCAGTGCCTGCAGTCGTTGGCCAAAG GTGTTTGTGCTGGACTTTCCTCCGCGTCTGACCACAGAGCCTGCTGTGCAGGAAGTTCTCAGGAACCACTTTTGTTCTGTGGCAAGACGAATGG GTGTGAAGTACTTCTCTGCAGCTGAGCACTTTCCCATGACCCATCTGAAGATGTGGAGCAGAGATGGT gTCCACCTGAGCGATGATGTTGGGATGCCCATCTTGGCACAGCTGATGTGGTGGTCATCCTACGCCACCCTTGATGAGACCTCATCAAAGCCAGTGACTCCTCCAAAGCCATGGGTGCCAAGGTTTTCTCCAAAGGTGGTCGTGAGGGGAGAGGAGCCTGCAGCACGTCCACCAGCTGACCCATTTGCGTGGACG AGGTGTGAGCGTGGATCTCCTGTGGAATCCTTCATCCCATCATCTCctgtgctgttttctgctgACATGTTGGACGCGATGGATGAGCTTGCTCCCTCAGACTGCAGTTCTGCTGAGTCAGTGGACTCTGTTTCTTTTGCCACAAAG aAACGTAAGAGGGTCAAGCAGCAGAGATCAGCGGCGTCCAAGAAACGGCTTGCTAAGCAGCAG GTGGAGGAAGCAGTGGTCCATCCTAGACGACGGATGCGTCCAATGGATTCGAAGGTTGTCAGTCAGGGAGATGAGGAGGCTCCACGTCCTCTTGCTGACATCTTTGAGTGGCCAGTAGTTGGACAAGATGTGGAGGTAAATTAA